CACTCTGCCATTTTCTCAGCGGACAGGCCACTCTTTCACTTTGGTCACGTTTAGACAGAACAGTtgtcttcccccctcccccacacagctGCCATGTTTTGCTTTCGAGGAAAGTTgacatgagaaacagaaaaactgatgtcctaaaaatgaaagagaaacccgGGGCAGCCCCTTGCccatcctcttccttccttctgtgtgaTCCTCACGATGACGTAAAATATGATCAGGACCAGCAAGCGAGAGCATGTCCAGGAAAGCATGTGGAAATATTAAGTTATTCAAATactctttgttgttgttacttaaGTTGAAAAGGCAACACTGTgaataaggaaaggaaacaaggaagTGTGTCCCTGACATCATAGCCTGAGCCTCACCCCCCCCTGCATTCTGAGCACAAGACAGATGGCCAGATGAAGCTGCCTACTAGAAACACACAGTCTGAATGAGCTAGTGAAAGTCATCCGTTTCTGTGCTGGAAGTTTCTCCTGAGAGACCCAGTCAGTGAATTCCCTGTGCTCGGCTCAGAAATTTTGGACGTAACAAGTGTTCCCTAGTTTCAGGAAAATTTGAACCataggggatcctgggtggctcatatggtTGAGGATCTGATTCTTACTCTCCCTTCAGGGCTTGATGTCAGactgaattcaagccccattttAGGGTCCACCCTGTGTGtggagcttacttttaaaaaaatgaaaaactgggaAATTAAGCATCGTGGTggcaaaataaatgtattccCTTATTCAAGGTGAAAGGATTATAATCGGTCTTCCCTCTACTTGGAGCAAACAAACGAGGACCCTCAGCACCTGGGGGCTGTTGACACCTTTGATTCCTGgtcaggagaggaggaggtgagCACTGAGAGGGTCCCGGACATAAACACTCCAGGGGCAaggggcaagggcaagggcaagggcaagggcaaggAACTCGGGGCATTAAGTGCTATGCTAACAAGGAAACCAGCCCCCGCACAGTAGGGGAATCTTGAGTCCTCAGTTCATGGTGAGCCTGTCCTCAGGAGTGAGCTCAGGAGAGCCCGGATGGAGGACACTCAGTCACTGCAGAGGAAAGAGCTTAGTAGATGTGATAACTACCTTGTCAGTGAGGTGCTGCTGGGAAAATCCAGTCATCTGGAATTAGAACCTGGACACCTCCTCTTCCCAGAagggaaccaggcttcctgctgggggcACTTGTAATGCCTTGGAGCGCTCTAACAAAACCTAGGTATTCATTGCCATTCATTGGGGTTTCTTGGATATTACATAAGAAGCAATGGCACAGAATTCTTGGAGGACACAAAGTGTCTGAAGGTCAGTGTGACAAATCTCGGAAGAACCGGAATCCCTTAGGATTGGAGGAGGTTCTCTCCATCATTTCCTGGGTCTCAGAGTCTTACCTGGACAGGTGATCTTTCTAACTGCTGAGCTGCCAGTGGTGTCTTGCGGCCATTGCTGATGTCTGAGGCCTGTTGTGATGCTGgctttggaaatgaaaacacaaatactttaaatttatgAGTTAGCTCTACAAAACTCATTCAACACCTCAGTAGTTATCTAGTGTtaaacagaaaaagcattttgacAATACCTTCCAGAGTACGTAGTAGCAGGGGAAGATAAAGATGATGTTgtcatggtgcctgggtggctcagtcagttgggtggccgctttcagctcaggccatgatcccagggtactgggatggagccttgcatcaggctccctgcttcttgggagcctgcttctccctcactgtctgcctgtcgctctgtctacttgtgctctctctgtatctatgtctctttcaaataaataaataaaaaccttaaaaacatgattttgtcATATGAGGACACGTTCAAATTCAGTACACTAAAAAAAACACATGTTAAGTAAATAATTCCAGTTTTCACTTGCATTTAGCAATCTGGATTGATTGGAAATGTTCAGGTACACTAAAATCATTATATCCTTTTAGAAATTGTTAATTTGCATATGTACTCCATATACTTCCTTGTATACATGTAATGAAATTATAAGTCACTCATAAAATTGTACTTATATACATAAGCAtcaatagctttaaaatataactaCTAGCTTAAACGTTTTAGCCATTCTCGACCCTGAATTGTATAAaccttacactttttttttatcttaaaacacagactaaaatacaatatataatgatCTATACTGTGTCTACCTGATATTAAGTTTTCTTCAAAGTTGCAATTAAAAAACATCCAAAGAGATTCTGGAGGCAAGGATAATacttaaagaaaacaatacatGGTTGAGAGACCCATACTCCAAAGCCAAGTAGAAAGtgtagaaaggaaagcaaaaagagaagtagaaagttAGGGAAATATTCAGAAATCGAAAACTCCTATGTCCCCTACTTAAGTCTCATGCACAAGGGAAGATTCTCAGAGAACCTAGAGTCACAGGTCCCAGACGTGCCCACCCCAGCCAGGACAACAGCATCTGCAGGATACCCTGATGGCCCTGCCGTGCTCCTTCTTGGTGGCCCTTGTGTTGCTCAGCTGCCACTCCCTCGGCTCTCTGGGATGTGACCTGCCTCAGGACCATGGCCTGGTGCACTGGAGGGCCTTGATGCTCCTGCGACAAATGAGGACACTGTCTGCTAGCTACTGTGACAAGTACACAAACGACTTTGGCTTCCCCCAGCAGGTGTTTGACGGCGAGCAGCTGCAGAAGGCTCAAGCCCTCTCTGCCATCCATGTGACGAACCAGAAGACCTTCCACCTCTTCTGCACGGAGGCCTCCCCTGCTCCTTGGAACACGACCCTCCTGGAGGAATTGTGCTCGGGACTTTCTGAGCAGCTGGGCCACCTGGAAGCCTGTCCCCTGcaggaggcgggggtgggagagACACTCCCGGTGAATGGGGACTCCCTCCTGAGGAACTACTTCCAGAGAATCTCCCTCTATCTGCAAGAGAAGCAATACAGCCCTTGTGCCTGGGAGATGGTCCGAGCAGAGACCATGAAACCCTTGTATGCATCAACAGCCTTGCATAAGAGATTGCGGAGCAGGAAGTGAGACCCGTTTCAACATGGAAATGATTCTCTCTGAAGAATTATATCATACTCCCATGTGTCCTGTAGTGTCAAAGACTCTCATTTCTGCTGTcatcatgacatgaactgaatCAATTTGTCACATGTGTTCAAGGAGTATTAGGCAACTTGACTCAATGATACAAACACCTGTTGTCTTCAGATGACCATGCTGATCTCCCtatttagctatttatttatttcactatttgtaagatttaagttattttttttattgtattatattactTGTACCTACTCTTTGTGGTTAAGAGTATTgtatatgttttacatatattaaattctttattttctgttcattaaaTGTTTCTATAGAAAACTTcttgcgggggcgcctgggtggctcagtgggttaagccgctgccttcggttcaggtcatgatcccaggtcctgggttcaagccccacgtcgggctttctgctcagcagggagcctgcttcctcctctctctctgcctgcctctctgcttacttgtgatttctctctgtcaaataaataaataaaaaaaaaaaaaaaaaaaaaaaaaaaaaaaaaaaagaaaacttcttgcGTTTGTTTCTAATTGAAGCAGGAAACAAGTCTGATTATTACCTGATGAAAGAACAGATTTTATCACTCTCTcactcattatttcattttcacattaGAAGTAATCGCATCGACTTCCTGGAAGTCACTTTGCATGCTGTCGTCACCGGAAAGGCTGACTTCTCAAGTCCAATGCTGTGTCTGTATCTTGGATTCTGTAGAAAAACTAACCTCAGAACAATTATCATAGTGAAGTATTATCAGGTATGTTAAAGGGAAGAGTGAGAAGAAGGGATAATATGAATTCTGTAAGTAGAAAAGGAAGCAGAcatgtgaggaaaaaaatgaaaagcaccaGATACGTTCTACATTACACTGGTAGACACCCAAGTGCAAATATTCTTTACAAAACAGATCATTCAGGGGCACCCGAGTGGTtgatttggttaagtgtctgccttaggctttggtcatgatgctggggcgtgggatcaagccctgtgtcaagctccctgttcagctgggaatctgctcctccctctcacactacccctgcttgtgcttgctgtctctctctcttgtcatataaatcaataaaatcttttaaaaacacaaaacaaaacaaattaaaacaaacaaaatggatcCTTGATTCTGCCACTTACAAGACATTCCATTCACATAAAGCCCAGGGAAGGAAGCGGTTGCCTGGGAAGAGAGCGTAGAGTGAGAAATGGTGCCTCAAGCCTCCCCTGGTTAAGGGAGAAAAGAGCCACCCTGCAAACAAAGGTGGAATGGCCCTAAGGCAGTAGTGTAAGAGCGAATATTGGTTAAAAGTCTATTTCAAAGCCGAGAAACGCTTCAAGGAATTGCATCATAGCAAAGGGTGCATGGAAAGGGTCCATGAAGCCAGGAAGTAGAAGGGTTGTGACCAAAGGGACCAGCTGTTTGACTGAATTACTCACCAGAAATCATACTGGCAGTAGAGGAAAGTAGAGGAAAgcaaggaacagaacagaagctAGTGACTTTAGTTAAAATATAGATCTGGGAGATTTACCTTCTTTGGACTAATTAAACTTCCATGAAAAAATGAACTAATAATTGAAATGGGTGATGCCTTCTAAAGTCTTCTAAGCCATGTAAAGCATATATAGAGAAAagcacacaaaaatgaaaaggcatgaaAGTGTACCGGGGACATTCTGCAAATGGAAACTACCCTGTTCTATTGAAGACTCCTGAATAGAAAGAACTGAAGATGAATGAGGGGCCAGGGTATCCCCCACTGGTCCGCCAGGCCACCAGAAGCCCTCAGGTCCAGCGCCCATCCCATCTGCGGGGCTCCTCCTGGATCCCCATGGCAGCATCTCAGCTCTGGTCTGCGAGCGGTCTCCTGGCCCCTGGCAGCTTCACAGGGGGACCCGCTGCTTCTGAACAGAGGAGGAGCATCAGTCCCTTCTCCTGAACCAGGGACACCTCCTCTGGGACAAGGTGCATGGCTGCCAGTACCAGGAGGTCCATGCCAAGTCTGTCCTCCACGAGATGCTGCAGCTGACCTTCACCCTCTTCCTCACCGGGCACCACCGTTTGCTGCCTGAACCCATCCCTGCTGGGGCAGCCAGAACCCTGGAAACCTGTGTGGGACCTGCGTCGGGAGTGGGAAAGCCTCGCCCGGGTTTGAGGGCCCTGCCCTATCCTTGAAGACGTGCTTCCAGAGGCGCCATCTCCATctgagacagaagaaacagagtgACTACCTTGGACGgagtctgagtcaaaatcagGCGACCCATCTCTTTGTATTCAAATGAAGacataaggaaagggaaatgataaaaaggaggaaagcaggaaaaggagctgGACATTATATTCTTGACTGACAACACTAAGTCACATAGCCATGAGGTCCATCTTTCTAAGGACTCCTCTTTCTGCTTCAGCCACACAATGTGTTAAGTTACTCAGCATTGTGGGTAAAATGTGTCTGTGACAGGTTTGTCCCTAAGGGCCTCCGTCCGCAGGACAGAGCTAGCCTGAAGTTGTTCACGTGTTCACGTATTGCAGGATCCTCTGGTTTCTGGATCAACACTGAACCAGTTGGAACAGTTTTCCTGACCTCACAGCTGCAGCAACAAGAAGAAAACCAACAACCACCAATTGTAAGAAGACGGAAAacaacaactcttcttagatccacTCACAGCTGAGGTCCC
This DNA window, taken from Lutra lutra chromosome 13, mLutLut1.2, whole genome shotgun sequence, encodes the following:
- the LOC125083083 gene encoding interferon alpha-1/2-like, whose translation is MALPCSFLVALVLLSCHSLGSLGCDLPQDHGLVHWRALMLLRQMRTLSASYCDKYTNDFGFPQQVFDGEQLQKAQALSAIHVTNQKTFHLFCTEASPAPWNTTLLEELCSGLSEQLGHLEACPLQEAGVGETLPVNGDSLLRNYFQRISLYLQEKQYSPCAWEMVRAETMKPLYASTALHKRLRSRK